One stretch of Natronobacterium gregoryi SP2 DNA includes these proteins:
- a CDS encoding IS1595 family transposase produces the protein MIPLDVFGSESVAADLLEQVRWRNGVTCPRCRSDLTVKNGSYGHFQRYLCKNCDRTFNDKTGTIFAHSKVALRKWLFSIYAFLRFNTSLRQLQIEIDVQYKTIYQRVERFTKALDAPSLDLVGPVEIDEVYVSAGLKGRERDQESRSRGLSTRGRGTYEQDKPPVFTIVDRGTGDRYVIPAKSADESTIRLLLENRQKEPLTVYTDGFRAYDPLAEDDAFDREYVVHGDGEYANENVHVNTCESHGSLLRPWLSPHRGISKDKLTQYLRAFQLRRKLLRKPGREALKHAIKATL, from the coding sequence GCCGTTCTGACCTGACGGTCAAGAACGGTAGCTATGGGCACTTTCAGCGCTATCTCTGTAAGAATTGCGACCGCACGTTCAACGACAAGACCGGCACAATCTTCGCCCATTCGAAAGTCGCACTCAGAAAGTGGCTGTTCTCGATTTACGCGTTTCTCCGGTTTAACACGAGTCTTCGTCAACTTCAGATAGAGATCGACGTCCAGTACAAAACGATCTATCAGCGCGTCGAGCGCTTCACGAAGGCGCTTGATGCACCTTCGCTTGACCTTGTCGGACCGGTCGAAATCGATGAAGTCTACGTTTCTGCAGGGCTGAAAGGCCGCGAGCGCGACCAAGAGTCGCGCTCGCGTGGCCTGTCCACGCGTGGGCGAGGAACGTACGAGCAGGACAAACCGCCGGTGTTCACGATCGTCGATCGTGGCACCGGCGACCGATACGTGATCCCAGCGAAATCAGCCGACGAATCGACGATTCGGCTCCTTCTCGAAAACCGTCAGAAGGAGCCACTGACCGTCTACACTGACGGATTTCGTGCCTACGATCCACTGGCCGAGGACGACGCATTCGACCGCGAATACGTCGTCCACGGCGACGGCGAATACGCCAACGAAAACGTACACGTCAACACCTGCGAGAGCCACGGATCGCTGCTGCGACCGTGGCTCTCGCCTCATCGAGGCATCTCAAAAGACAAGCTCACACAGTATCTCCGAGCGTTCCAACTTCGACGAAAGCTACTGCGGAAACCAGGGAGAGAAGCGCTCAAACACGCTATCAAAGCGACGCTATGA
- a CDS encoding BGTF surface domain-containing protein — MTSDPSYREKGRAVFLAAIMIVSVFAMSAAFAGTAVADDPEEETLEQAYDDPGPVWVDGDVETAYLGQEIEIEGDSLEGESSVILYEGPASLDDPDRVASIQIYHDEDRHWGEFETADLEPDEAYHFAAGSSEFDGEEFWTDEEDLDVEFDVNTVTQDEAVDLEFDSERDLQHLNVTSDDFDGDELDDIFSYTDGWQNDYTDDVLTLENVPADIDIEVEFDDVDPDEYEFEFETTDSFAWDNASIEVVDDDASVDFADDIGGERGDVVDIPIELEHVQTGAVQIGDYDDDNFQAAAQFDVDDYSADEITLQFDTYAPNEGEDSWSVHPDDEDEYDVEILEAETSINFDEGEALGVHDYEIIAGTSYDDEGEHAAVEDDSETDTNFFSVFEPEPVSDVDFEIAPAGTDLGDYEEYDEAHTTSSSDVAFHDELVVTLEDFGMSGAVDAMSDDDVGAMLEDAGMNLTLEEQDPGPNVDAIVWSTASDDEDADYEIDVTAVYTDLEDYDGDLVATIDYADAEAFDEGGYDLTLEVTEDSMFADDEDEEMEIESSFEVLEPELDLHPDNDEVPNSDDAEVTGTTTVAPGSEISTSASSAGNFTDGADAVVDADGTFTAVYDFSEYEAGVDFELEAEHDDRSEFEDYADDLEDDMDAVLVDAEDPLINLDATAPGEVEPGEDAALDVTVSNDGGASDDVDVVVTIDGEELENETVTLDAGDEWSESFEFDTAEEADIDWEVTAGEEADSDTVTVVAQEEPDDEDADDEDAVDDGAGDDDEEPADDDETPGFGVAVAVVALLAAAMLALRRQE; from the coding sequence ATGACAAGCGATCCATCATATCGTGAAAAGGGACGTGCAGTGTTCCTAGCAGCGATTATGATCGTCTCTGTCTTCGCGATGTCCGCAGCGTTTGCGGGCACCGCGGTGGCAGACGACCCCGAAGAAGAAACGCTCGAACAGGCATACGACGACCCTGGTCCGGTGTGGGTAGACGGTGACGTCGAAACCGCCTACCTCGGCCAGGAAATCGAGATCGAAGGCGACAGTCTCGAGGGAGAAAGTTCGGTCATCCTGTACGAAGGCCCAGCCTCCCTCGACGATCCGGACCGAGTAGCCTCGATCCAGATCTACCACGATGAGGATCGTCACTGGGGCGAGTTCGAAACTGCCGACCTCGAGCCGGACGAAGCCTACCACTTCGCTGCTGGTAGCTCCGAGTTCGACGGCGAAGAGTTCTGGACCGACGAAGAAGACCTCGACGTCGAGTTCGACGTCAACACCGTCACCCAGGACGAAGCGGTCGACCTCGAGTTCGACTCTGAACGAGATCTCCAGCATCTCAACGTCACCAGTGACGACTTCGACGGTGACGAGCTCGACGACATCTTCAGCTACACGGACGGGTGGCAAAACGACTACACTGACGACGTGCTGACGCTCGAGAACGTCCCGGCGGACATCGACATCGAGGTCGAGTTCGACGACGTCGATCCCGACGAGTACGAGTTCGAGTTCGAGACGACCGACTCCTTTGCGTGGGACAACGCGTCGATCGAAGTCGTCGACGACGACGCATCCGTCGACTTCGCCGACGACATCGGTGGCGAGCGCGGTGACGTGGTCGATATCCCGATCGAACTCGAGCACGTCCAGACCGGTGCCGTCCAGATCGGCGACTACGACGACGACAACTTCCAGGCTGCCGCCCAGTTCGACGTGGACGACTACAGCGCTGACGAGATCACGCTGCAGTTCGATACGTACGCGCCGAACGAGGGTGAGGACTCCTGGTCCGTCCACCCTGACGACGAAGACGAGTACGACGTCGAGATCCTCGAGGCCGAGACGTCGATCAACTTCGACGAAGGCGAGGCACTCGGCGTGCACGACTACGAGATCATCGCTGGCACGTCCTACGACGACGAAGGAGAGCACGCAGCCGTCGAGGACGACTCCGAGACGGACACGAACTTCTTCAGTGTCTTCGAGCCGGAGCCGGTCAGTGACGTCGACTTCGAGATCGCGCCGGCTGGCACCGACCTCGGTGACTACGAGGAATACGACGAGGCACACACGACGTCTTCGTCCGACGTCGCCTTCCACGACGAACTCGTCGTTACTCTCGAGGACTTCGGCATGTCCGGTGCCGTCGACGCTATGAGCGACGACGACGTCGGTGCGATGCTCGAGGATGCAGGTATGAACCTCACTCTCGAGGAGCAAGACCCTGGTCCGAACGTCGACGCGATCGTCTGGTCGACTGCGTCCGACGACGAGGACGCGGACTACGAGATCGACGTGACTGCGGTTTACACCGATCTCGAGGACTACGACGGTGACCTCGTTGCGACGATCGACTACGCCGACGCCGAGGCGTTCGACGAAGGTGGCTACGACCTGACACTCGAGGTCACCGAAGACAGCATGTTCGCTGACGACGAGGACGAGGAGATGGAGATCGAGAGTTCCTTCGAGGTTCTCGAGCCGGAGCTCGACCTCCACCCGGACAACGACGAAGTGCCGAACAGCGACGACGCTGAAGTGACGGGGACGACGACGGTCGCGCCCGGTAGCGAGATCAGTACGAGTGCGTCGTCGGCCGGTAACTTCACCGACGGTGCCGATGCGGTTGTCGACGCGGACGGGACGTTCACTGCTGTCTACGACTTCAGCGAGTACGAGGCTGGCGTCGACTTCGAACTCGAGGCCGAGCACGACGACCGTTCGGAGTTCGAGGACTACGCTGACGACCTCGAGGACGACATGGATGCTGTGTTGGTCGACGCTGAGGACCCGTTGATCAACCTCGATGCGACCGCGCCCGGTGAGGTCGAGCCTGGCGAGGATGCTGCGCTCGATGTGACTGTTAGTAACGATGGTGGCGCGTCCGACGATGTCGACGTGGTTGTCACGATCGATGGCGAGGAACTCGAGAACGAGACGGTCACTCTCGATGCTGGTGACGAGTGGAGCGAGAGCTTCGAGTTCGACACCGCCGAGGAAGCGGACATCGATTGGGAGGTCACTGCTGGTGAGGAGGCTGACAGTGACACGGTGACTGTCGTGGCACAAGAGGAGCCTGACGACGAGGATGCTGACGACGAGGATGCTGTCGACGATGGCGCTGGTGACGACGACGAGGAGCCTGCCGATGACGACGAGACGCCTGGCTTCGGTGTTGCCGTTGCTGTCGTCGCTCTGCTGGCTGCAGCCATGCTGGCGCTGCGTCGTCAGGAGTAA
- a CDS encoding BGTF surface domain-containing protein — protein MTSEPSYREKGRAVFLAAIMIVSVFGMSAAFAGTAAAYDGDFDDDDAFEITIEDDTIDADEEVTTTVTVDVLDHGDVDEGEVEEIDINNPSEGDDAGVQSPDFDAGTEELDVTLNPDGDESNFDLTVTVAAEDDGDHDEDFVEELPITVEEPDTVDDTQEYDDDGPVWVDGEDGPVYIGQEVTIVSEEFAEQTNGDTADDVSAVILYEGPESLDEDDRTHVTSIEIQDDDDYKHPYGEFETDDLEPGEAYHFHIGGEGHYAFDGEEFWTDEEDLDADFGVNTVPQDDTAEIEFESERDDMFLNVTSEDVDGDDLEDYVESTSDIDEYEAYTDDVLTLEGVDDGAELEIDFDEFDTGTYEFEFESTDSFAWDNATVEVTDEDTGVYFADDPMGEQGDMIEIVLEPEHTEEGAVQVGNWEDDYYQSTVEFEIDTADADEIVLLFDTDDPEDPWNVPEEYEDDYDLDTPNDATFTGWDTDDEDVLGVYDYEMTSGTSYESLDYGDDDDNVPASSGDAPSEADGDGDFATVAEDDETDTTFLRVTEPETISDVTLERAPHDTDFDDADDLEEAYEDDLVTEDDVVAHGDELLLILEDFGMSGAVDDENDATAIFEDAGMNVTIEEEDPGPNQDAAWWTTYEVAKHLDDYEGDDHSDNDVAQLETSNVIQDFNEYDGDLVLQIDYEDMDMPGDRSADDDAEGLDFGEYEITFEATDDSIFVDDDEDAIEFTTEFDLEEPELDLHPDNDEVPNSDSAEVTGTSNIAPGAEIGTDAASEGNFTDSEDTIVDADGTFTAVYDFTEYDAATPFELDAEADETTYDDRGDAEDDMDAVLVAAEDPLINFDAAAPGDVEPGDAASLDVTVSNDGGASDDVDVTVTIDGDDVTDETITVDAGDEWSESFDFDTADEADIDWDVTVDDESDSGTLTVAEEEDPVDEDEDPVDEDEDPEDEEEEPADDDETPGFGVAVAVVALLAAAMLALRRQN, from the coding sequence ATGACAAGCGAACCTTCATATCGTGAAAAGGGACGCGCAGTGTTCCTGGCAGCGATTATGATCGTCTCTGTCTTCGGGATGTCCGCAGCGTTTGCGGGCACCGCGGCGGCATACGATGGTGATTTCGATGATGACGATGCCTTCGAAATCACTATCGAAGACGACACGATTGACGCAGATGAAGAGGTAACGACCACGGTTACAGTTGATGTTCTCGATCACGGGGATGTTGACGAGGGTGAAGTCGAAGAAATCGACATCAACAACCCATCTGAGGGTGACGATGCCGGCGTTCAGAGCCCCGACTTCGATGCTGGGACTGAAGAGCTCGACGTAACTCTCAACCCCGATGGTGACGAGAGTAACTTCGACCTTACTGTCACCGTTGCCGCTGAGGACGATGGCGATCACGATGAAGACTTTGTAGAAGAACTGCCGATCACCGTCGAAGAACCTGACACAGTCGACGACACGCAGGAATACGACGATGACGGTCCTGTCTGGGTCGATGGCGAGGACGGCCCCGTCTACATCGGACAGGAAGTCACGATCGTGTCCGAAGAATTCGCAGAGCAGACTAATGGCGACACTGCAGACGACGTCAGTGCTGTCATCCTCTACGAAGGTCCGGAAAGCCTTGACGAGGATGACCGAACTCACGTGACGTCGATCGAAATTCAGGACGACGACGACTATAAGCACCCATACGGTGAGTTCGAAACCGACGACCTCGAGCCAGGCGAAGCCTACCACTTCCACATCGGCGGCGAAGGTCACTACGCCTTCGACGGTGAGGAGTTCTGGACTGACGAGGAAGACCTCGATGCTGATTTCGGCGTCAACACTGTCCCACAGGATGACACTGCCGAAATCGAGTTCGAGAGCGAACGTGACGACATGTTCCTCAACGTCACCAGCGAAGACGTCGACGGTGACGACCTCGAGGACTACGTCGAGAGCACGTCCGACATCGACGAGTACGAAGCCTACACTGACGATGTCCTGACGCTCGAGGGCGTCGACGACGGTGCCGAACTCGAGATCGACTTCGATGAGTTCGACACTGGTACCTACGAGTTCGAGTTCGAATCCACCGACTCGTTCGCGTGGGATAACGCGACGGTCGAAGTCACCGATGAAGACACCGGTGTCTACTTCGCCGACGATCCGATGGGCGAACAGGGTGACATGATCGAGATCGTGCTCGAACCCGAGCACACCGAAGAAGGTGCTGTTCAGGTCGGTAACTGGGAGGACGACTACTACCAGTCCACTGTCGAATTCGAAATCGACACTGCCGACGCTGACGAAATCGTGCTCCTGTTCGACACGGACGACCCAGAAGATCCCTGGAACGTCCCTGAAGAGTACGAAGACGATTACGATCTCGACACTCCTAACGATGCAACCTTCACCGGTTGGGATACCGACGACGAAGACGTCCTCGGTGTCTACGACTACGAGATGACCTCCGGCACCTCGTACGAGAGTCTCGACTACGGCGATGATGATGATAACGTGCCGGCGAGCTCGGGAGATGCTCCGTCCGAGGCGGACGGCGATGGTGACTTCGCTACCGTCGCAGAAGACGACGAAACTGACACGACGTTCCTCCGTGTGACCGAACCCGAAACGATCTCGGACGTCACGCTGGAACGAGCGCCACACGACACTGACTTCGACGACGCCGACGACCTCGAGGAAGCCTACGAGGACGACCTCGTCACGGAGGATGACGTCGTCGCTCACGGTGACGAACTGCTCCTGATCCTCGAAGACTTCGGCATGTCCGGTGCTGTCGACGACGAGAACGACGCCACCGCCATCTTCGAGGACGCCGGCATGAACGTCACCATCGAGGAAGAAGACCCTGGTCCAAACCAGGACGCAGCCTGGTGGACGACCTACGAAGTCGCTAAGCATCTCGATGACTACGAAGGAGACGACCACTCTGACAACGATGTCGCGCAGCTAGAGACCAGCAACGTCATCCAGGACTTCAACGAGTACGACGGTGACCTCGTGCTCCAGATCGACTACGAAGATATGGACATGCCTGGTGACCGCTCGGCTGACGACGACGCCGAAGGCCTTGACTTCGGTGAATACGAGATTACCTTCGAGGCAACCGACGACAGCATCTTCGTCGACGACGACGAGGACGCTATCGAGTTCACGACCGAGTTCGACCTCGAGGAGCCCGAACTCGACCTTCACCCGGACAACGACGAAGTGCCAAACAGTGACTCGGCTGAAGTGACCGGCACGTCCAACATCGCGCCTGGTGCAGAGATCGGCACTGACGCGGCTTCGGAAGGTAACTTCACCGACTCCGAAGACACGATCGTCGACGCCGACGGCACCTTCACCGCTGTCTACGACTTCACCGAGTACGACGCTGCCACGCCGTTCGAACTCGATGCTGAAGCCGACGAAACCACCTACGACGACCGCGGTGACGCCGAGGACGACATGGACGCCGTCCTCGTCGCCGCTGAGGACCCACTGATCAACTTCGACGCGGCCGCACCCGGTGATGTCGAGCCTGGTGACGCTGCCTCGCTCGACGTGACCGTCAGCAACGACGGTGGAGCCTCCGACGATGTCGACGTCACCGTCACGATCGACGGCGACGACGTCACGGACGAGACCATCACCGTCGACGCAGGTGACGAGTGGAGCGAGAGCTTCGACTTCGACACCGCTGACGAAGCTGACATCGACTGGGACGTCACTGTCGACGACGAATCCGACAGTGGCACTCTGACCGTCGCCGAGGAAGAGGACCCTGTCGATGAAGACGAGGACCCCGTCGATGAAGACGAGGACCCTGAAGACGAAGAGGAAGAACCCGCCGATGACGACGAGACGCCCGGCTTCGGTGTCGCCGTCGCCGTCGTCGCTCTGCTCGCCGCAGCCATGCTCGCGCTGCGCCGACAGAACTAA
- a CDS encoding DUF7503 family protein: protein MSETDSMADYLAQHPRLIGALFTMFVLLSQTGTAAASTASQVGP, encoded by the coding sequence ATGTCCGAGACCGACAGCATGGCTGACTACCTCGCACAGCACCCACGACTGATCGGCGCACTGTTTACGATGTTCGTCCTCCTGAGTCAGACGGGGACGGCCGCAGCCTCGACCGCGTCCCAGGTCGGACCGTAA
- a CDS encoding phosphoglycolate phosphatase produces MTVTPPLVLDVDGTLTRPEGKGIDPRLFDPLREWDAPVVVATGKAFPYPVALCHFVGLSELVVAENGGVVYTGDDVFFTADRAAAQAVVEEYRDAGYDLGWGTEDTVNRWRETEIAVALESPVEPLREIAASRGLEVVDTGYAYHVKDANPNKGTGVERIADHVGFDPETAVAVGDSVNDVSTFELVGRSFAVANADESARVAADEVLEESHADGTLSVLERVRGDTG; encoded by the coding sequence ATGACAGTTACTCCGCCGCTCGTGTTGGACGTCGACGGGACACTCACCCGTCCGGAGGGGAAGGGAATCGACCCGCGTCTCTTCGATCCGCTGCGGGAGTGGGACGCCCCCGTCGTCGTCGCGACCGGGAAGGCCTTCCCCTACCCCGTTGCACTCTGTCACTTCGTTGGTTTGTCTGAGCTGGTCGTCGCCGAGAACGGGGGCGTCGTCTACACCGGCGACGACGTCTTTTTCACCGCCGACCGTGCGGCCGCCCAGGCCGTCGTCGAGGAGTACCGCGACGCCGGCTACGACCTGGGGTGGGGCACAGAAGACACCGTCAACCGGTGGCGCGAAACCGAAATCGCCGTCGCCCTCGAGTCGCCCGTCGAACCGCTGCGTGAGATCGCTGCCAGTCGTGGCCTCGAGGTGGTCGACACCGGCTACGCCTACCACGTCAAGGACGCGAACCCGAACAAGGGGACGGGCGTCGAGCGGATCGCCGACCACGTCGGCTTCGACCCCGAGACGGCTGTCGCCGTCGGCGACTCGGTCAACGATGTCTCCACTTTCGAACTCGTCGGTCGGAGCTTTGCGGTCGCAAACGCCGACGAGTCAGCCAGGGTGGCCGCAGACGAGGTGCTCGAGGAGTCTCACGCCGACGGGACGCTGTCGGTGCTCGAGCGGGTTCGTGGCGACACTGGTTGA
- the twy1 gene encoding 4-demethylwyosine synthase TYW1: MSEPADSGVGPGIDADDGGPAQVSSPDYHSENHTAAQTCGWTANALRGEGKCYKNIWYGIESHRCIQMTPVVKCNERCVFCWRDHQGHAYELGDVEWDDPEAVVDASIDLQKKLLSGFGGNDEVPREVFEEAMEPRHVAISLDGEPTLYPYLPELLEAFHDRDITTFLVSNGTNPDVLRECEPTQLYVSVDAPERHTFDEVVKAVADDAWERLLETMAVLAEKDETRTVLRTTLVDGENMHHPDWYAGFYRLADPDFVELKAYMHVGHSQGRLDRSSMPDHETVAAFAREVGEYMPEFTECKEVPPSRVALLSKTDDTWVPKLKKESEFWAREPDR; the protein is encoded by the coding sequence ATGAGCGAGCCCGCCGATTCCGGCGTCGGCCCGGGGATCGACGCAGACGACGGGGGACCGGCCCAGGTCTCGAGTCCGGACTATCACAGCGAGAACCATACGGCGGCCCAGACCTGTGGCTGGACGGCAAACGCCTTGCGTGGGGAGGGCAAGTGCTACAAGAATATCTGGTACGGGATCGAGTCCCATCGCTGTATCCAGATGACTCCCGTGGTCAAGTGCAACGAACGCTGTGTCTTCTGCTGGCGCGACCACCAGGGCCACGCCTACGAATTGGGCGACGTCGAGTGGGACGACCCCGAGGCGGTCGTCGACGCTTCGATCGACCTCCAGAAGAAACTGCTGTCGGGCTTTGGCGGTAACGACGAGGTTCCCCGCGAGGTCTTCGAGGAGGCGATGGAACCCCGCCACGTCGCTATCTCCCTGGACGGTGAACCGACGCTGTATCCCTACTTGCCGGAACTGCTCGAGGCGTTTCACGACCGCGACATCACGACCTTCCTCGTTTCGAACGGTACCAACCCCGACGTCCTCCGGGAGTGTGAGCCGACGCAACTGTACGTCAGCGTCGACGCCCCCGAACGCCACACCTTCGACGAGGTCGTCAAAGCCGTCGCGGACGACGCCTGGGAGCGACTGCTCGAGACGATGGCCGTTCTCGCCGAGAAAGACGAGACTCGCACCGTCTTGCGGACGACGCTCGTCGATGGTGAGAACATGCACCACCCCGACTGGTACGCCGGGTTCTATCGGCTGGCAGATCCCGATTTCGTCGAGCTCAAGGCCTACATGCACGTCGGCCACTCACAGGGGCGACTCGACCGTTCCTCGATGCCGGACCACGAGACGGTCGCGGCGTTTGCCCGCGAGGTCGGCGAGTACATGCCCGAGTTCACGGAGTGCAAGGAGGTTCCGCCGTCGCGTGTCGCCTTGCTCTCGAAGACGGACGACACGTGGGTGCCGAAACTGAAGAAAGAAAGCGAGTTCTGGGCACGGGAGCCCGACCGGTAA
- a CDS encoding DUF120 domain-containing protein, protein MSVTSESAVGPDELAALKLLALEGGLEGDVKLSCSQLADRLEASNQTASRRLQRLEGASLIERDTVSDGQWVTVTEDGERVLHAEYEDYRRVFETNSTVELEGTVTSGMGEGRHYISLPGYKRQFADRLGYEPFPGTLNLDLREDSVRRRSAISSLEPVSIDGWEDDERTYGPAVCYPATIETSEGESYESAHTIAPDRTHHDEDQLEVIAPDKLREDLDLEDGDFVTVRVGDRR, encoded by the coding sequence ATGTCAGTTACATCGGAGTCCGCCGTCGGCCCCGACGAACTCGCCGCACTCAAGCTACTCGCACTCGAGGGCGGGCTCGAGGGCGACGTCAAACTCTCTTGTTCTCAACTCGCAGACCGACTCGAGGCGTCGAACCAGACCGCTTCGCGTCGACTCCAGCGACTCGAGGGGGCGTCCCTGATCGAACGTGACACCGTCAGCGACGGGCAGTGGGTCACCGTTACCGAGGATGGCGAACGCGTTCTCCACGCCGAGTACGAGGACTACCGCCGCGTCTTCGAGACTAATTCGACGGTCGAACTCGAGGGGACTGTCACGAGCGGTATGGGTGAAGGCCGCCACTACATCTCACTGCCGGGGTACAAGCGACAGTTCGCGGACCGGCTGGGCTACGAGCCGTTCCCGGGGACGTTGAACCTGGATCTGCGGGAAGACAGTGTCCGGCGACGCAGTGCGATCAGTTCGCTCGAGCCGGTCTCTATCGACGGCTGGGAGGACGACGAGCGCACGTACGGTCCTGCAGTCTGCTATCCTGCGACGATCGAGACGAGCGAAGGGGAGAGCTACGAGAGCGCCCACACGATCGCCCCGGACCGCACTCACCACGACGAGGACCAACTCGAGGTGATCGCGCCTGACAAACTCCGCGAGGACCTCGACCTCGAAGATGGGGACTTCGTTACCGTCCGCGTGGGTGATCGGCGATGA
- the ribB gene encoding 3,4-dihydroxy-2-butanone-4-phosphate synthase: MTGTDHAGPRSDVGVDESDSQPADPIERALESLRAGEPVLVHDAADREGETDLIYHADAVTDDAVGRLRNDAGGLICVAFAHEVAEAFGLPFYTEAVDHPATAGHDLGYDERSSFSLTVNHRDTYTGITDTDRSLTIRSLGDAAANPGETTFSEEFRVPGHVHLLKAAPDLLAQREGHTELGVALADAADLSPAVVVCEMLDDETGEALSPDDARAYATRHDFSYLEGRDILERLG, encoded by the coding sequence ATGACCGGAACCGACCACGCGGGTCCTCGGTCGGACGTCGGTGTCGACGAGAGCGACAGTCAGCCGGCCGATCCGATCGAGCGCGCTCTCGAGTCGCTGCGGGCCGGCGAACCGGTGCTCGTCCACGACGCTGCCGACCGCGAGGGTGAGACGGATCTCATCTATCACGCCGACGCCGTCACGGACGACGCCGTTGGCCGACTGCGAAACGACGCCGGTGGGCTGATCTGTGTCGCATTCGCCCACGAGGTCGCGGAGGCGTTCGGCCTCCCGTTCTACACCGAGGCGGTCGACCACCCAGCGACTGCCGGTCACGACCTGGGGTACGACGAACGGTCGTCGTTCTCGCTGACGGTCAACCACCGCGACACCTACACGGGGATCACGGACACCGATCGCTCGCTGACGATCCGTTCGCTGGGCGACGCCGCCGCCAATCCGGGGGAGACGACGTTCAGCGAGGAGTTTCGCGTCCCCGGCCACGTCCACCTCCTGAAGGCCGCACCCGACCTGCTCGCTCAGCGAGAAGGCCACACCGAACTCGGCGTCGCGCTCGCCGACGCCGCCGACCTCTCGCCCGCAGTCGTCGTCTGTGAGATGTTAGACGACGAGACAGGCGAGGCGCTGTCTCCCGACGACGCCCGGGCGTACGCGACCCGCCACGACTTTTCGTATCTCGAGGGGCGAGACATCCTCGAGCGACTGGGTTAG
- a CDS encoding DUF7471 family protein, whose amino-acid sequence MEHTSPFEVGWLDPELAPILLAVIVLAVLGTTILFLCGVVAYSRRRSLRYLLITIVLGLLVGRSFVGLGTAFGVVPMTIHHLVEHGVDLTIAVLILYAVYRSGPGTDEPASESALGSDD is encoded by the coding sequence ATGGAGCACACGAGTCCGTTCGAGGTCGGCTGGCTAGATCCCGAACTCGCACCGATCCTGCTCGCGGTGATCGTACTGGCAGTGCTGGGGACGACGATTCTCTTTCTCTGTGGCGTGGTCGCTTACTCGCGGCGTCGATCGCTTCGCTATCTGTTGATCACGATCGTGCTCGGGCTGCTCGTGGGACGGTCGTTCGTCGGGCTCGGCACTGCGTTCGGAGTCGTACCCATGACCATCCACCACCTCGTCGAACACGGCGTCGACCTCACGATCGCCGTCTTGATACTCTATGCCGTCTACCGGAGCGGGCCCGGAACCGACGAACCCGCGAGCGAGTCGGCGCTCGGCTCTGACGACTAA
- a CDS encoding winged helix-turn-helix transcriptional regulator, producing the protein MNETRRQIRVHVQRNAGIHFNELVRESDFAPGQIQYHVRRLLSQDELVRGEYYGRTHYYPLGYDEWERAALALFRRETAREIVVYLIEHDSVAPSEVADALEVARSTLEYHLDRLVERDIVEKRYDHRSRVLLSLANPERTGELLSEVEPTVPDRLLDRFTRLVDELLEGTPDPQ; encoded by the coding sequence ATGAACGAGACTAGACGCCAGATCAGAGTACACGTTCAGCGCAACGCTGGCATTCACTTCAACGAACTCGTCAGGGAGTCCGACTTCGCGCCAGGGCAGATCCAGTATCACGTCCGGCGACTGCTCTCTCAGGACGAACTCGTCCGCGGCGAGTACTACGGCCGGACCCACTACTATCCACTCGGCTACGACGAGTGGGAACGGGCCGCACTGGCGCTGTTTCGCCGCGAAACGGCCCGCGAAATCGTCGTCTACCTGATCGAACACGACTCGGTCGCACCGAGCGAGGTCGCGGATGCCCTCGAAGTCGCTCGCAGCACCCTGGAGTACCACCTCGATCGGCTCGTCGAACGCGATATCGTCGAGAAACGGTACGACCACCGGAGCCGAGTGTTGCTCTCGCTTGCCAACCCCGAACGGACCGGCGAGTTGCTCTCGGAGGTCGAACCGACCGTTCCCGATCGGCTGCTCGACCGGTTTACCCGGCTGGTCGACGAACTGCTCGAGGGGACGCCCGACCCCCAGTAA